The Nakaseomyces glabratus chromosome H, complete sequence genome segment GGAGAAAGACGTTAGCCTTAGTACCTCTATTAATAGCCTCTCTAATTGCTCTATCCCGTACTCAGGATTACAGACACCATTTTATTGATGTGATCATCGGGTCGATCTTGGGGATGGTTTTTGCACACTTTACTTACAGACGCTATTTCCCATCAATTACTGACGAGCTACCGTTCAAGCCTTTGCTCGATGATTCAACAGTTGGCACCGACTTGTATTCTAGCGCAAACGAAGAAGTCTCTTTACCAACAGTATAATATTTCTGTTATTCTCAATCACGTCTTTAAGACCTctgaattttttatttctttttatttcaaatgcAAGCTGTTACACTAGCAATTGTGAGAAACACCTAATGACTCCTATACTTCTTTTAATATCTTCTCTATGttcaattgttttcttttggtcgttcttttttgttatgTGACTTTAGTATATATGAATTTCCTATTTGCTTACAGGATTTTAGATTTCTGACGTTACCACTtcgattttattttttttcttttttttctgttatGCTTATACCACTTACATTTTTTAACAGTCTAATACTTCTCACTGTATACTTAAATTACCGCTACCTTAATATTAAATGTGTTgatattcaaataaaatcaCTCATTCTTGTTGAAGCTTGTCGGGAACGGCAAGTGAATTATAACatttgaataaaatatttttgtaaaGAGGGAACTAGAATTTAATTATGTAAATTACTGTTGGCACTAAAATTTAGCCGATACTTTCTACCCAACCATCTGTAGTTTTTCAAGCTTTTGCTGGCCACAGAACTCATAAATACAATCATGTGATTTGCTCttattattgataattgAATTTAAAAAGTGCTTCTTGACAGTTCTTTCCCAAACAGAGTGGATCTGTACACTGAAATCTGAGGGGTGCTAATCCCAATCttaccaaaaaaaaagggttCTAAACCTATCTCTCTAGGCTACTTTCTGAGAAAGATCACCTATCTGAGAGTTAATGAATTGCACATTCAAATGGAAAGCGTTGGTGTCACAATTAACGGAAAACATCAAATTTGGAATTTAGCCATAATAACAACAGCTCATCTCCTGGTTGTAATGTGTCATAGCTAGTTGTTGTTGAGTTTGTGCTAAGAAAGTTTATACCATAGGCATCTGAATATAATACCTATATGTACCAATGTTGATAAGGtactcaaaaaaaatatcactTCAATTAAAGAGCTATCAAAATACTTATACACAGCTATATTAATATAGTACTCAAACCTAATTTAGCTATTAGCAAAATACCCAATTGATATACCTTACTGTTCTGCCGAATCACAAGAAACAACTTTTGAACACTAGAAGACGAGAATTTTAGACATCTTACAGAAAATAGTTTATTCCACCATAgatatttcaattgattCATGCCCATTCACTTAAACCTGATATTGATACCCTATAAATACTTTAATCTGAGCATTGTCATAGtatcttgaaaaaaaaaaaaattataaaaagaaaCCATTGCATCAAGACTTACTCTACTTATAACTCAAGATGTCCAGAAGCTATCTGTCATTGGATGAATACTATGAAATTCAATGCAATGAGTTGGAAGCGATAAAATCGATATATATGGATGACTTTGAAGATCGCACCAggaagaaatcaaaatggGACAAGCAACCTCAAATACAGTTTGATATTAGTCTCCGATCTATGGATAAAGATCCTGAAGAGTTATCACTCGTAGTCCATTTTGCCATGACACCAATGTATCCACATACTGCACCAGAAATATCCTTCGGTGAACGATCAAATGTCACAGATACCCAGATTAAGGTACTAGAAAACAGGCTGAAGGAGATATTTAAAGAATTGAAAGGTCAAGAAATGGTCTTTGAGATAACATCGTATATACAAGAGAAATTAGATGAATTCCAAAACAATGTCACTACATCATCTTTAGAAGATGAGCGTTTACAAAGGAtaaaagaggaagaagagaagatgataagagaagaagaagaaagaaaacgCCGGATagaggaaaagaaaatcaatGAACAAAAACGTATCGATGAAATTGTGCAGAAAGAGTTAGCTAAGAGACAAGACGATGAGGATGACGAGAAAATATTCCAACATAAAAGCCAGGTAAATCTCATGCCGCCCCAGGACTGGATATCATCAGGTGAGGCTATATTATTCCCTAAGGTAATGAAGGCAAAACTACCAAATAATACacaattcaaattttgtgCTGTTGTAGCTCCAAAGCAGATTTTTCTGCAAAATGACATTTTATCGTTTGCCAATCAGTATCTAGTGAAACCATACGTACCGTCTGATTCTCCATTAGCTGATGTTTTAATGTCATCAGAAATGATGCAAAacttctattttttgttaacCGAAATTCACTTGAAAAATCCATATTTCAATACAAGTAATGGTAAAAAAGAGATAGCAAATTTAGAGAAAGAGCTTGAATCACTTTTGAAAGTGCAGCATGATAACGTCTTGAGAGTATTTTCATTTACAGTTGAAAGGATGGGGAAAAACCATTCGAGTTTTTTTTGGAAGATAAGGATATTGACAGAATATTCCCCTGCATATTCAGTTGGCGAGATTGTTCAATCTGTCAACTTTGTGAACTTAGCAACTGCTAGAGTTTGGATAATTCGACTGCTGGAAGGTCTAGAATCCTTACACAAGGCTGGTATACCTCACAGATGCATATCTTTAGAGACCGTATTGTTACTGAAAGATACCGACTTGGGTAATACAGTACCAAAACTTACCCATCCTTCATATGCTTACATCATAATTAATATGCTATCAAGATATCCTAATAAAGATGATAACAATATAGAATTACCTGAATTTGCTTGGCCAGCACCTGAGCTAAGTAAAAATCCATCTATGAAGCCGACGAGGATGACGGACATTTGGCAAATGGGTGtcatttttcttcagaTGATTAATGGTATCGAATCTGTAGTGGACTTTTCTACGCCGTCTGACTTTCTTGAAGCATACGCCATGGATGAGAGCTTACACGATGTTCTATCAAAAATGCTTAATAATGATCCCAAGAAAAGATTGGGCACACTGGAACTCCTTCctatgaaatttttcagaacCAACATTGATTCCTCAGCTAACAAATTGTTCATTCACACAGAAAAATCATTCCaaaactttcaaaatatGGGCTCATCATATGAGACTAAAGATAGAACACTTTCAAGTAGTAGTATGAGAAGAAGATCTTTCAATGTTGGATCAAGATTTTCTTCTGTCAATCCATCTACTAAGTCTAGATATGCCACcgattttgaagaaattgctgTTCTTGGTAAAGGTGCCTTTGGTCAAGTTGTTAAAGCCAGAAATGCGCTTGATAGTAGATATTATGCCATTAAGAAAATTAGACACtctgaagaaaaattatcGAGCATCCTTAGTGAAGTAATGTTGCTTGCTAGTTTAAATCATCAGTATGTTGTACGTTACTATGCTGCCTGGCTGGAGGAAGATATTGTCGATAACGACGTTTTTGAATCAAGTGATGATGAGTCTTATTCAGATGAAAGTTCCGAAATATCCAAGGATGACCTATTGTTATCTAGCGGTTTTACCAGCAGATTGTCCACAAAAGATTTGGACGAGAgtaattttgatttcatttCTAATTCTGGCTATCCCGATatagtttttgaaaatagtGGTGATGATAACTCTAAAAATGAATCAGATGAATCGAATGAATCAGACGAAACGGATTCTGATTTTTCGGATGCTGAAAGTGCTAGCAATGGCATTGAATTTGTTAGAGAAGATTCCATGAAGAAAACTAAGAAGCGGAGTACTCTCTTTATTCAAATGGAATACTGTGAAAATCGCACCTTATATGATTTAATACATAATGAAGGTCTCAATAAAGAGAGAGATGAATATTGGAGACTATTCAGACAAATACTAGAGGCCTTAAGTTACATACATTCCCAAGGTATCATTCACAGAGATCTTAAACCTATGAACATTTTCATTGACGAATCTCGTAATGTTAAGATTGGTGACTTTGGGCTGGCAAAGAATGTACATAAATCATTGGATGCCTTGAAATTGGACTCTCAGATGTCTACAGGAAGTGTAGATGATTTGACTTCAGCAATCGGCACTGCACTATATGTTGCAACGGAAGTACTAACCGGAAAAGGAAactataatgaaaaaatagaTATGTACTCCTTGGGTATCatcttttttgaaatgataTATCCATTTAGTACAGGTATGGAAAGAGTCAATATTTTAAAGGATTTAAGATCATCTAATGTAAAGTTTCCAAATGATTTCGATAACAATAGAATgaaaacagaaaagaaaatcatAACCTTGCTAGTCGATCATGACCCACAAAAAAGGCCTGGGGCAAAAACTCTTTTGAACAGTGGATGGCTACCAGCAAAACATGCTGATGAAGTAATCAAAGAAGCCTTAAAAAGTCTATCTAACCCTTCTTCTCCTTGGCAACAGCAAGTGAGAGAAACACTATTTGACCAGCCATACAGTTTAACAAATGACATACTATATGATAATAACAAGCAAGTTACTACAAAGTTTGCTCAAATTTTACGTGCTAGAATGACGGAAGAAGTAGTCAAAATATTTAGAAAACATGGTGGTGTTGAGAATAATGGTCCTCCACGAATATTCCCTAAAGCGCCAATATATGGAACTCAAAATGTGTATGAGGTTTTAGATCTGGGCGGTACAGTTTTGCAACTTCAATATGATTTAACATATCCCATGGCTCGATACCTTTCGAAAACAACCAGTACaataaacaaacaataTCGGATGCAATATGTCTATCGTCCACCtgaaaattcaaaatcaagTTTAGAGCCCAGAAGATTTGGTGAAATTGATTTCGACATTATTTCtacttcttcatctgaGTCATCGTTCTATGATGCCGAAAGCATAAAAATCATAGATGAAATATTGACTGTGTTCCCAGTGTATGAAAAGACTAACACTTTATTTGTAGTTAATCACGCTGACATATTGGATAATGTATTTAACTTCCTAAACATCGATAAAGCGCAAAGGCCAGTTGTTTCACGACTACTCTCTCAGATAGGTTTTGCAAAGTCTTTCAGGGAGATAAAAGCGGAACTGAAATCTCAATTGAATATTGCATCAACTGCCTTGAATGATCTCGAAATGTTTGATTTTAAATTGGATTTCGAGGGCGCTAAGAAGAGGCTGCAAAAACTAATGATTGACAGTCCTTACTTGAGGAAAATTGAGGAATCTTTAAATCATATTTCAAAAGTCTTAAACTATCTGAAACCTTTGGAGGTTACAAGAAATATTGTTCTTTCCCCACTCTCAAACTACAATAGTGCATTTTACAAAGGTGGTATAATGTTTCAATCAATATATGATGATGGTTCATCACGTAACCTGATTGCTGCAGGGGGTAGATACGATAATCTAATATCATACTTTGCAAGACCATCCGGTAGAAAATCTAGCACTGCATTTAGGGCAGTTGGATTTAATCTTGCCTGGGAAACAATATTTGGGATAGCGCAAAGTTATTTCAAACTAGCTTCCAAAAATAGAACTAAAAAGAGGAAGGAATTTCTAAAAGATGTTAGTATTGACTGGAAACCTAGTCGCTGTGATGTCCTTGTATCCAGCTTCTCGAACAGTATTTTTGATACAATTGGAGTAAATATTCTAAACCAACTATGGAAAAATGGAATCAAGGCCGACTTTTTGAGAAACTGTTATACAGTCGATGATGTCGTAAGTGGCGCCCAGCAAGATGGAGTTGACTGGATTGTCTTAATTAAGCAACAATCCTACACTGTAAACAgtcaaaaaagaaagtacaAACCATTAAAGGTGAAACATCTGGGCAGTGATATTGATGTTGATGTAACATTGGAAGAATTTCTCGTCTTGTACAGGCAAGAGACGACCCGCAAGTTAGGAGTTGAAAATCAATTACTGGCTTCTGAGAAATATGAGGAAACCAAAAGATGGGATGATGGTAGCAGTGCAGGAAGCAGTCAGGAggatgataatgatgagCCTCTTAATGGGAATGCTAATAGGAAGATTACTTACGTTCCGAACATGGCTACTCGTTCAAAGAAAGCCAgtaaaagagaaaaatggGTCTATGAAGATGGTGCGAGACATGCATCTCAGGCAATCATAAATGATTTATCAAATGCACCTATAATCGCAGTCGATGCATTAAGGGATGAGGCGATGGATATTATTGCGATCACCTCTCTTGCACAAAAAGATGAATGGCTACGGAAGGTTTTTGGATCGGGCAATAACTCTACTCCTAGAAGTTTTGCTACAAGTATTTACAATAATTTATCGAAGGAAGCATCAAAGGGGCACAAATGGGCTATTCTATACTGCCATAAGAACAATAAATCCTGTGTTGTCGATCTACAGAGATAAGcatttgtttattattactTCCTCATAAgatattttcttgtaaaAAGACAttatattgttattattttgcaCTTAAATTAAGATTCTTACTACATAATATTCAATTATCTTTCTCTTATCcgaatatttttaatatatttatatatatcatgTAAGTTCAAATTTAACTGCGTGTTTATGTTTAGCAGTTAttagtattattatttatataatttgcTTTTTACATAGTAGGCCTACTTCGTCGTTATCCAAACAAATAGAATAAGATAATCTAGTTTGCCAATTTACTTAGTAAATCTTGAATATTTGAGGTTATATTTCCTCCAGTATCTTCACCATTGTTTTCAGAATTCTTCTCAGCTTCATCTAATTCATTCTTTTCCGTTTCTCCCACattctcttcattttcaattgctttcattttttttgaagagtCATTCTCATTTAAGTTATCATCAGGAGAACGTTTCCTGTCATTTAAATCACTTAATtgtttctcttctttctcatcCGAGCTCGATTCACTACTGTCACTTGCATCAGAATCATCATCACTACTACTATCATTTGCATTACTCCCAGATGTGTATGTCGGTAGAACGTTGTCTTCTGGgatttgttgaattttAGCTGGGTTTTTTGACATTAGCGAGAAGTTTATTTCTGTTAGCATAGTCTGGCTAGCttcatattgttttttctcTGCGTTTAAGACAGattgaataatatcaatcGCCTTTTGTCTAGTGTCCATACTTTTTTGTACAGCATCGACGGCTAAGTTAGCTATTTTTGAAACAGTATTGTAATTGTCCTCATATACATGACTCGATGGATCCAATTCGCTGGCAGAATTATCAAATCTCGTCTTTAGCGAAACAGCATTCTGTTGTAGTTTTCGCAACTCCTTGTGTAACATTGCATATTGCTCTATTGTATCCGGTAGTTCTAGCGACAACTTTGTGCGATCCTTATCAATCGAACCAGACCTACTTGAGCTTGTTTTCTTGTCTTTACCAGATTCTAAGTCTAACTTAGCCGTTTTATTAATCTCTAAAATGGAATTTCTTAGCTTTTGTAGGATATCTTTGGGAAAAATTCCACGATCATACCATATATCAACGACCCTTTTAG includes the following:
- the GCN2 gene encoding serine/threonine-protein kinase GCN2 (CAGL0H01199g~Ortholog(s) have eukaryotic translation initiation factor 2alpha kinase activity, tRNA binding activity), yielding MSRSYLSLDEYYEIQCNELEAIKSIYMDDFEDRTRKKSKWDKQPQIQFDISLRSMDKDPEELSLVVHFAMTPMYPHTAPEISFGERSNVTDTQIKVLENRLKEIFKELKGQEMVFEITSYIQEKLDEFQNNVTTSSLEDERLQRIKEEEEKMIREEEERKRRIEEKKINEQKRIDEIVQKELAKRQDDEDDEKIFQHKSQVNLMPPQDWISSGEAILFPKVMKAKLPNNTQFKFCAVVAPKQIFLQNDILSFANQYLVKPYVPSDSPLADVLMSSEMMQNFYFLLTEIHLKNPYFNTSNGKKEIANLEKELESLLKVQHDNVLRVFSFTVERMGKNHSSFFWKIRILTEYSPAYSVGEIVQSVNFVNLATARVWIIRLLEGLESLHKAGIPHRCISLETVLLLKDTDLGNTVPKLTHPSYAYIIINMLSRYPNKDDNNIELPEFAWPAPELSKNPSMKPTRMTDIWQMGVIFLQMINGIESVVDFSTPSDFLEAYAMDESLHDVLSKMLNNDPKKRLGTLELLPMKFFRTNIDSSANKLFIHTEKSFQNFQNMGSSYETKDRTLSSSSMRRRSFNVGSRFSSVNPSTKSRYATDFEEIAVLGKGAFGQVVKARNALDSRYYAIKKIRHSEEKLSSILSEVMLLASLNHQYVVRYYAAWLEEDIVDNDVFESSDDESYSDESSEISKDDLLLSSGFTSRLSTKDLDESNFDFISNSGYPDIVFENSGDDNSKNESDESNESDETDSDFSDAESASNGIEFVREDSMKKTKKRSTLFIQMEYCENRTLYDLIHNEGLNKERDEYWRLFRQILEALSYIHSQGIIHRDLKPMNIFIDESRNVKIGDFGLAKNVHKSLDALKLDSQMSTGSVDDLTSAIGTALYVATEVLTGKGNYNEKIDMYSLGIIFFEMIYPFSTGMERVNILKDLRSSNVKFPNDFDNNRMKTEKKIITLLVDHDPQKRPGAKTLLNSGWLPAKHADEVIKEALKSLSNPSSPWQQQVRETLFDQPYSLTNDILYDNNKQVTTKFAQILRARMTEEVVKIFRKHGGVENNGPPRIFPKAPIYGTQNVYEVLDLGGTVLQLQYDLTYPMARYLSKTTSTINKQYRMQYVYRPPENSKSSLEPRRFGEIDFDIISTSSSESSFYDAESIKIIDEILTVFPVYEKTNTLFVVNHADILDNVFNFLNIDKAQRPVVSRLLSQIGFAKSFREIKAELKSQLNIASTALNDLEMFDFKLDFEGAKKRLQKLMIDSPYLRKIEESLNHISKVLNYLKPLEVTRNIVLSPLSNYNSAFYKGGIMFQSIYDDGSSRNLIAAGGRYDNLISYFARPSGRKSSTAFRAVGFNLAWETIFGIAQSYFKLASKNRTKKRKEFLKDVSIDWKPSRCDVLVSSFSNSIFDTIGVNILNQLWKNGIKADFLRNCYTVDDVVSGAQQDGVDWIVLIKQQSYTVNSQKRKYKPLKVKHLGSDIDVDVTLEEFLVLYRQETTRKLGVENQLLASEKYEETKRWDDGSSAGSSQEDDNDEPLNGNANRKITYVPNMATRSKKASKREKWVYEDGARHASQAIINDLSNAPIIAVDALRDEAMDIIAITSLAQKDEWLRKVFGSGNNSTPRSFATSIYNNLSKEASKGHKWAILYCHKNNKSCVVDLQR
- the RTT103 gene encoding Rtt103p (CAGL0H01221g~Ortholog(s) have RNA polymerase II core binding activity and role in DNA damage response, detection of DNA damage, mRNA 3'-end processing, negative regulation of transposition, RNA-mediated); translation: MSFSASQFIGKLGTLEDSQESINSASKWLLSQYREADNVANTWKDYMLKDSVKARRKLLGIYLLNHVVQQAKSQKIDHFQKAFSNVVYEVIKNVYPQLHPEMQKKAKRVVDIWYDRGIFPKDILQKLRNSILEINKTAKLDLESGKDKKTSSSRSGSIDKDRTKLSLELPDTIEQYAMLHKELRKLQQNAVSLKTRFDNSASELDPSSHVYEDNYNTVSKIANLAVDAVQKSMDTRQKAIDIIQSVLNAEKKQYEASQTMLTEINFSLMSKNPAKIQQIPEDNVLPTYTSGSNANDSSSDDDSDASDSSESSSDEKEEKQLSDLNDRKRSPDDNLNENDSSKKMKAIENEENVGETEKNELDEAEKNSENNGEDTGGNITSNIQDLLSKLAN